The Candidatus Acidiferrales bacterium genome contains a region encoding:
- a CDS encoding Nramp family divalent metal transporter — translation MKWPFPSARWNGWGRAWTTRRRQLAVLFAVIGPGMITANVDNDAGGIYTYSLAGAQFGYKLLWLMIPMTLALIVVQEMAARMGAVTGKGLSDLIREEFGFRATFLMMLAMLAANLGNILAEFAGIASSLEIFGVSKYFSVPLSAILVWVLVVKGTYKSVEKVFLIACTVYFSYIVSGFLARPDWGTAIKATLVPQIEWNTSYLVMTIGVVGTTIAPWMQFYLQSAVVEKTIPLRRYRALKLDVIFGCVITDLVAFFIVVCCAATLFATGHHQIADAAEAAVALKPLAGRYATVLFAFGLFNASIFAASILPLSTAFFVCEGLGFEAGVDKRFNEAPVFYWLYTALIVVGAGLILLPGAPLVRILVLSQVANGIVLPYLLIFMLLLVNRSDLMGIHTNSRSFNVVAWLTCVLLIAMTLALVYFTLRPGAP, via the coding sequence ATGAAGTGGCCGTTTCCAAGCGCGCGTTGGAATGGCTGGGGGCGGGCGTGGACCACCCGTCGCCGCCAGCTTGCCGTTCTCTTTGCTGTCATCGGACCGGGCATGATTACCGCGAACGTGGACAACGACGCCGGCGGTATCTACACCTACTCCCTCGCTGGCGCGCAGTTCGGCTACAAGCTGCTTTGGCTGATGATTCCTATGACGCTCGCCCTCATCGTCGTCCAGGAGATGGCCGCTCGCATGGGAGCGGTGACCGGCAAAGGGCTTTCCGATCTCATCCGCGAAGAGTTTGGCTTCCGCGCTACCTTCCTCATGATGCTGGCCATGTTGGCCGCCAATTTGGGCAATATCTTGGCTGAATTCGCCGGCATCGCCTCCAGCCTCGAGATTTTCGGCGTCAGCAAATACTTTTCTGTACCGCTGTCAGCTATTCTGGTTTGGGTGCTGGTGGTGAAAGGCACTTACAAGTCGGTGGAGAAGGTTTTTCTCATTGCTTGCACGGTCTATTTTTCCTACATCGTTTCCGGTTTTCTTGCTCGTCCTGACTGGGGAACTGCGATCAAGGCTACCCTCGTTCCCCAGATTGAGTGGAATACCTCCTATCTCGTGATGACGATCGGCGTGGTCGGTACCACCATCGCACCCTGGATGCAGTTCTACCTCCAGTCTGCCGTGGTGGAGAAAACCATCCCCTTGAGAAGGTATCGCGCCCTCAAACTCGATGTCATCTTTGGCTGCGTCATCACGGATCTGGTGGCGTTCTTTATTGTGGTCTGTTGCGCAGCCACGCTGTTTGCTACTGGCCACCACCAGATCGCCGACGCGGCTGAAGCGGCCGTTGCCCTCAAACCCCTGGCAGGAAGATACGCTACCGTTCTTTTCGCTTTCGGTCTCTTCAATGCCTCCATCTTCGCTGCCTCCATCCTTCCTCTTTCCACCGCCTTCTTTGTCTGCGAAGGCCTGGGATTTGAGGCCGGCGTGGACAAGCGCTTCAATGAAGCTCCGGTGTTCTACTGGCTTTACACCGCGCTCATTGTCGTGGGTGCTGGCCTCATCTTGCTCCCGGGTGCCCCGTTGGTTCGTATTCTGGTGCTTTCGCAGGTCGCCAACGGTATCGTCCTGCCCTATTTGCTCATCTTCATGCTGCTCCTCGTTAACCGCAGCGATTTGATGGGAATCCACACAAACTCTCGCTCGTTTAACGTCGTTGCTTGGCTCACCTGCGTCTTGCTGATTGCCATGACGCTTGCTCTGGTCTATTTCACGTTGCGCCCGGGCGCCCCGTAA
- a CDS encoding CBS domain-containing protein — protein MIHATELLRAKVYDAQGNFVGRVNELFVNPSEQSDRIARFGIDRGKYQRLLARYEQVAFAAPGTLRLNVPELALETFSPNEGWLAVRKDLLDQQIIDINGRKVVRVNDVVLSEQKTNGSIELRLTQVDVGLTGALGRLLQGMLAPSTIRKIQERMPVRVIPWDYVNLIETDPKRRVKLKISHARLAQLHPADIADIIEELAPADRGAVVEALDEETAAEALSEVEPRVQARILETLDRQKAGDILEEMEADEAADMLAGLPAETSNILLKELSQEDAQEVRELLQFEESSAGGLMTTSFVAVPEELTVADAVARIRESQVETDALDTLFLIDSTHRLFGAVPVARMLLAAPETVMSSLRQEQLIFAEPQMDRKEVITLFNKYNLHMLPIVDEAARLVGVVTVDDVLSMLIRTG, from the coding sequence ATGATTCACGCCACCGAACTGTTGCGTGCCAAGGTTTACGATGCCCAGGGCAACTTTGTTGGCCGGGTGAACGAGCTTTTTGTCAACCCGAGCGAGCAGTCCGACCGCATCGCTCGTTTCGGCATTGACCGCGGCAAGTATCAGCGCTTGCTTGCCCGGTACGAGCAGGTCGCCTTCGCCGCTCCGGGAACCCTCCGCCTCAACGTTCCTGAATTGGCCTTGGAAACCTTTTCCCCGAATGAAGGCTGGCTCGCCGTTCGCAAGGATCTTCTCGATCAGCAGATCATTGACATCAACGGGCGGAAAGTGGTTCGCGTGAACGATGTCGTCTTGAGTGAGCAGAAGACGAATGGCAGCATCGAACTCCGCCTTACTCAGGTGGACGTTGGCCTCACCGGCGCGCTTGGCCGGCTGCTCCAGGGAATGCTTGCCCCATCAACCATCCGAAAGATCCAGGAGCGAATGCCCGTTCGCGTCATTCCCTGGGACTATGTCAACCTGATTGAGACTGATCCAAAACGTCGCGTAAAGCTCAAGATTTCCCACGCCCGGCTTGCCCAACTCCACCCGGCTGACATTGCTGACATCATCGAGGAGTTGGCGCCCGCTGACCGGGGAGCGGTGGTCGAGGCTCTCGATGAGGAGACCGCTGCCGAAGCCCTCTCTGAGGTTGAGCCCCGGGTTCAAGCCCGCATTTTGGAGACGCTCGACCGCCAAAAAGCAGGCGATATCCTCGAAGAAATGGAGGCCGACGAAGCCGCTGACATGTTGGCCGGGCTGCCGGCCGAAACCTCTAACATCCTGCTGAAAGAGCTTTCCCAAGAAGACGCTCAGGAAGTGCGCGAGCTTTTGCAGTTTGAGGAATCTTCTGCCGGCGGCTTGATGACAACCAGCTTTGTGGCTGTGCCGGAGGAGCTGACTGTTGCCGATGCCGTCGCGCGCATTCGGGAAAGCCAGGTGGAAACCGACGCCCTGGACACGCTCTTCCTCATCGATTCCACTCACCGTCTTTTTGGCGCTGTGCCGGTCGCTCGCATGCTCTTGGCGGCCCCGGAGACCGTGATGAGTTCTCTCCGGCAGGAGCAGCTCATCTTTGCCGAACCGCAAATGGATCGAAAAGAGGTCATCACGCTGTTCAATAAGTACAACCTGCACATGCTCCCCATCGTGGACGAGGCAGCCCGGCTCGTGGGTGTGGTGACGGTGGACGATGTGCTCAGCATGCTGATTCGAACGGGATGA
- a CDS encoding 1-deoxy-D-xylulose-5-phosphate reductoisomerase — translation MKRLAILGSTGSIGRQCLEVVESMPGRFEVVGLSAGENVALMSEQIRRHRPRCVAVASDRAANALREGLLGNGSGTLPEILCGGEGITAVATLPEVDLVVSSTVGVAALPATYEAVLRGKKLALANKEVLVAAGKLVTKAAVRAGAEILPIDSEHNAIHQCLRAGQSSEVRRLVLTASGGPFRKASLSQLQHATPEQALNHPNWRMGQRITIDSATLMNKGLEIIEAHWLFGFSPDQIEVVIHPQSKIHSMVEFVDGSVVAQLGPADMRLPIQYALTYPERVPTAALPIDWVKVRKLEFSRPSNRKFRCLGLARKALAAGGILPAAMNAADEVAVRAFLERRISFLAIAEVIERVLARIPNSEPGSVDDVLVADREARRLASEEVARCQA, via the coding sequence ATGAAGCGGCTCGCCATTCTCGGCTCTACCGGCTCGATTGGTCGGCAATGTCTTGAAGTGGTAGAGAGCATGCCCGGCCGGTTCGAGGTGGTAGGCCTTTCTGCTGGTGAGAACGTCGCTCTGATGAGCGAGCAGATTCGCCGGCACCGCCCGCGGTGCGTTGCTGTCGCCAGCGACCGGGCGGCCAATGCTCTTCGCGAGGGGCTCTTGGGAAATGGCAGCGGCACCTTGCCTGAGATTCTTTGCGGCGGAGAGGGCATCACTGCGGTTGCAACCTTGCCTGAAGTAGATTTGGTCGTTTCCTCAACCGTGGGCGTGGCCGCCTTGCCTGCCACCTACGAGGCGGTTCTTCGGGGCAAGAAGTTGGCCCTGGCTAACAAAGAAGTTCTGGTGGCTGCCGGCAAGCTCGTTACCAAAGCGGCTGTCCGGGCAGGAGCAGAAATTCTGCCGATCGATAGCGAACACAATGCTATTCACCAGTGCTTGCGGGCCGGCCAATCCTCCGAAGTCCGGCGGCTTGTCCTGACTGCTTCGGGTGGCCCCTTTCGGAAGGCTTCCCTCAGCCAGCTACAACACGCCACCCCGGAGCAAGCGCTCAATCATCCCAACTGGCGCATGGGACAGCGCATCACAATAGATTCTGCCACACTGATGAACAAGGGCCTGGAAATCATTGAAGCCCATTGGCTTTTCGGTTTCTCGCCGGATCAGATCGAGGTGGTCATTCACCCCCAGTCTAAGATTCATTCCATGGTGGAATTCGTGGATGGCTCGGTTGTGGCGCAGCTCGGCCCGGCGGACATGCGCTTGCCCATTCAATACGCCTTGACCTATCCCGAGCGCGTTCCGACCGCCGCCCTGCCCATCGATTGGGTGAAGGTGCGAAAGCTGGAATTCAGCCGCCCAAGCAACCGCAAGTTCCGCTGTTTGGGGCTGGCCCGAAAGGCCCTGGCGGCTGGGGGCATTCTCCCGGCTGCCATGAATGCAGCCGATGAAGTCGCCGTGCGCGCGTTTTTGGAGCGTCGGATTTCCTTTTTGGCGATTGCCGAGGTCATCGAGCGAGTGCTGGCCCGCATTCCTAACAGCGAGCCGGGCTCCGTGGATGACGTTCTTGTGGCGGATCGGGAGGCGCGTCGCCTGGCGAGCGAGGAAGTGGCTCGTTGCCAGGCCTAG
- a CDS encoding phosphatidate cytidylyltransferase, with translation MTGLRIASAAVLIPLVLVFVFLVPTWLFGLAVAFVTLLALREYFQLARLSGMSTLDGPGYFFALVLIASQALLPFGTALFISGAGMARQSHVRLETGFSPVLVLLAFVVGASAWAFALQVPLAQFLPGLATTGLGLLWIGLPLSLLVSLRAVSPYFGPRLLFFLLAVIWVGDSAAYFVGRAVGRHKLSPRISPGKTVEGAVASLLGSLLVAALLALWQHAIPLGLLLAAALLTNLAAQLSDLIESAFKRGAGAKDSGQLIPGHGGVLDRIDSLLLAIPVLWYYSMLVVSKYF, from the coding sequence ATGACTGGCCTCCGTATTGCCTCGGCTGCCGTCCTCATCCCGCTTGTTCTCGTCTTCGTGTTCCTGGTCCCCACGTGGCTTTTCGGGCTGGCCGTCGCGTTCGTCACTCTGCTGGCGTTGCGCGAATACTTCCAACTCGCTCGTCTCTCCGGTATGAGCACCCTGGACGGGCCCGGCTACTTCTTCGCATTGGTCTTGATCGCGTCGCAAGCCCTTCTGCCTTTTGGTACCGCCCTCTTCATTTCGGGCGCCGGAATGGCCCGGCAATCTCATGTTCGGCTGGAGACTGGCTTCTCTCCCGTCCTGGTCCTGTTAGCGTTTGTGGTCGGCGCCTCCGCGTGGGCGTTTGCCTTGCAAGTTCCGCTCGCGCAATTTCTCCCGGGCCTGGCGACCACTGGCCTTGGGCTTCTCTGGATTGGGCTGCCGCTATCCCTGCTAGTTTCTCTTCGAGCCGTCTCCCCGTATTTTGGGCCGCGGCTGCTCTTTTTTCTCTTGGCGGTGATTTGGGTGGGGGACTCCGCCGCCTATTTCGTGGGTCGAGCGGTGGGCCGCCATAAGCTCAGCCCGCGGATCAGCCCGGGCAAAACGGTCGAGGGAGCGGTCGCCAGTCTCCTCGGCTCGCTCCTCGTTGCCGCACTTCTTGCCCTTTGGCAGCATGCCATTCCCCTAGGCCTCTTGCTCGCTGCCGCCCTTCTGACAAACCTGGCAGCACAATTGTCCGATCTGATCGAATCTGCTTTCAAGCGAGGGGCTGGCGCCAAAGATTCCGGGCAGTTGATTCCGGGTCATGGCGGCGTTCTCGACCGCATAGACAGCCTTCTGCTGGCAATTCCGGTTCTGTGGTACTATTCGATGTTGGTCGTCAGTAAATATTTTTGA
- a CDS encoding isoprenyl transferase, which produces MNSATALFKPGSAAAHLLSRINLNALPKHIAIIMDGNGRWARRRGLPRVAGHRAGIRATREVVETCSRLNVSVLTLFAFSMENWKRPRAEVNFLMQLLRTYIRKELPMLVQNNVRLQSIGRAHQLPGPVRQDLEKAIRTTEQNSGLCLNVALNYGARAELVDAFHSIVRAIKCNGLEEKSIDEELISRHLYTAGMPDPDLLIRTSGELRVSNFLLWQIAYSEIWVTPTLWPDFTKRELLEAILDYQRRDRRYGGLSDSDSAVGRIALHSGLSRGRH; this is translated from the coding sequence GTGAACTCCGCAACGGCACTCTTCAAACCGGGTAGCGCAGCAGCGCATCTCCTCAGCCGAATCAATCTCAATGCCCTGCCGAAGCACATCGCCATCATCATGGACGGCAATGGCCGCTGGGCGCGGCGGCGCGGTCTGCCGCGCGTCGCTGGCCACCGTGCCGGCATCCGCGCTACCCGTGAGGTGGTCGAGACTTGCAGCCGCTTGAACGTTTCCGTTCTCACTCTTTTTGCCTTTTCTATGGAAAACTGGAAACGCCCCAGGGCGGAAGTAAATTTCCTCATGCAGCTCTTGCGGACCTATATCCGCAAAGAGTTGCCCATGCTGGTGCAAAACAACGTCCGGCTCCAGTCCATTGGCCGCGCCCACCAGCTTCCTGGCCCGGTGCGCCAGGATCTTGAAAAAGCGATTCGGACCACCGAGCAAAACAGCGGCCTTTGTCTCAACGTTGCTCTCAATTATGGTGCCCGGGCCGAGCTCGTCGACGCCTTCCATTCCATTGTTCGTGCCATCAAGTGCAATGGCCTCGAAGAAAAATCCATTGATGAAGAGCTGATTTCGCGCCACCTTTACACCGCCGGAATGCCCGATCCTGACCTGCTCATCCGCACCAGCGGCGAACTGCGCGTCAGCAATTTCCTGCTTTGGCAAATTGCCTATTCCGAGATCTGGGTTACGCCAACCCTTTGGCCTGACTTCACCAAGCGAGAGTTGCTGGAAGCCATCCTTGACTACCAACGCCGCGATCGTCGTTACGGCGGCCTCTCTGACTCTGATTCGGCCGTCGGTCGTATTGCCTTGCATTCCGGCCTCTCCCGCGGTCGCCATTGA
- a CDS encoding class IV adenylate cyclase: MPREIEIKLLVRDLDGIRLSLLRAGFRPSHRSFEDNLVFDTPDRKLRRKAQLLRLREYRRRAVLTFKSRLAGSRRYKVRAEEELLLSSRETMRIILERLGYRIAFRYQKYRTPFRSTREPDLCLYLDETPIGVFLELEGRPAAIGRVARRLGFRPADYVTLTYADLYAQVCRREGKRPSHMLFEPGP; encoded by the coding sequence ATGCCCCGCGAAATCGAAATCAAGCTGCTCGTCCGTGACTTGGATGGGATACGCCTCAGCCTCCTTCGCGCTGGGTTTCGACCCTCCCATCGATCCTTTGAAGACAACCTTGTATTCGATACGCCGGATCGGAAACTTCGCCGAAAAGCACAGCTCTTGCGCCTGCGGGAATACCGCCGAAGGGCCGTTCTGACCTTCAAGAGCCGGTTGGCCGGGAGCCGTCGCTACAAGGTGCGCGCCGAGGAGGAATTACTGCTCTCCAGCCGCGAAACGATGCGGATTATCCTCGAGCGCTTGGGCTACCGCATCGCCTTCCGATATCAGAAATACCGAACCCCTTTTCGTTCCACCCGCGAACCGGATCTATGCCTCTATCTGGACGAAACTCCGATCGGAGTCTTCCTCGAGTTGGAGGGTCGCCCGGCGGCCATTGGGCGTGTAGCCCGTCGCCTGGGCTTTCGGCCCGCGGATTATGTCACCCTGACCTACGCTGACCTCTACGCTCAGGTCTGCCGGCGGGAAGGGAAGCGTCCCTCCCACATGCTTTTCGAGCCCGGCCCCTGA